A single genomic interval of Celeribacter indicus harbors:
- a CDS encoding taurine ABC transporter ATP-binding protein: MSALRLSQVSLHYGATGGRAAPLVLEDISLTLDRGEFLSVIGRSGSGKTSLLNLAAGFVAPSSGRVEVDGNAVTGPGPDRAVVFQDDALFPWRRVLENVALPLKLAGVPRADRLERAHHWLTEVGLAGQGGKFVWQLSGGQRQRVGIARALAAEPRFLLMDEPLGALDAMTRDQMHELLLKLWQESHAGALLITHSVEEAVFLSTSVVVLAPEPGRIAFREELDFGRRFLAGEDPRSLKSEPAFIAARERLLAAIHEKETAR; the protein is encoded by the coding sequence ATGTCGGCACTTCGCCTCTCACAGGTGTCCCTGCATTACGGCGCGACCGGCGGTCGCGCCGCTCCGCTTGTGCTGGAGGACATCTCCCTCACCCTCGACCGCGGCGAATTCCTGTCCGTCATCGGCCGTTCCGGATCGGGAAAGACCTCCCTGCTCAACCTCGCGGCGGGCTTCGTCGCCCCCTCCTCCGGGCGGGTCGAGGTCGACGGCAATGCGGTGACCGGGCCCGGACCGGACCGCGCAGTCGTCTTCCAGGACGATGCGCTCTTTCCCTGGCGGCGGGTGCTGGAGAACGTGGCCCTGCCGCTGAAACTCGCGGGCGTGCCCCGCGCGGACCGGCTTGAGCGGGCGCACCACTGGCTGACCGAGGTGGGGCTGGCCGGACAGGGCGGCAAGTTCGTCTGGCAGCTTTCCGGCGGACAGAGGCAACGCGTCGGCATCGCGCGGGCGCTGGCGGCGGAGCCGCGGTTCCTCCTGATGGACGAACCGCTCGGCGCGCTGGACGCGATGACCCGCGACCAGATGCACGAGCTCCTCCTGAAGCTCTGGCAGGAAAGCCATGCCGGTGCCCTGCTCATCACCCACAGCGTCGAGGAGGCCGTCTTCCTGTCCACATCGGTCGTGGTTCTCGCCCCGGAACCGGGCCGGATCGCCTTCAGGGAAGAGCTCGATTTCGGCCGGCGCTTCCTGGCGGGGGAGGATCCGCGCAGCCTGAAATCCGAACCCGCCTTCATCGCCGCCCGTGAGCGGCTGCTGGCCGCGATCCACGAAAAGGAGACCGCCCGATGA
- a CDS encoding ABC transporter permease subunit, translating into MSVISTQTGRRSRTEERAPFRLSRLRPGRGWIGWVLPLLLILLWEGLSRAGLIRSNVLPAPTAVLAAFWKLLLSGALADNVAVSAGRALAGFVIGGAIGFALGLANGLSRMSRDVTDTTLQMIRNVPHLALIPLVILWFGIGEEAKIFLVALGVFFPIYVNTLLGIQGLDPQLVEMGRIYGMTPRTLFRRVILPGALPAIFTGLRYALGIMWLTLIVAETISAQSGLGYMAMQAREFMQIDIVVLSILIYALLGKLADSLARFLERLSLQWHPAFQRKDD; encoded by the coding sequence ATGAGCGTGATCTCCACGCAGACCGGGCGGCGGAGCCGGACGGAGGAGCGCGCGCCCTTCCGCCTGTCGCGCCTTCGTCCGGGGCGGGGCTGGATCGGCTGGGTGCTGCCGCTGCTCCTGATCCTGCTGTGGGAAGGGCTGTCGCGCGCCGGCCTGATCCGGTCCAATGTCCTGCCCGCGCCGACCGCGGTGCTCGCGGCGTTCTGGAAGCTGCTGCTCTCCGGCGCGCTGGCCGACAATGTCGCGGTAAGCGCCGGGCGGGCGCTCGCCGGTTTCGTCATCGGCGGGGCGATCGGCTTTGCCCTCGGGCTGGCCAACGGCCTGTCGCGGATGTCGCGGGACGTGACCGACACGACGCTCCAGATGATCCGCAACGTGCCGCATCTGGCGCTGATCCCGCTGGTGATCCTGTGGTTCGGGATCGGTGAGGAGGCAAAGATCTTCCTCGTCGCGCTCGGGGTCTTCTTTCCGATCTATGTCAACACGCTGCTGGGCATCCAGGGCCTCGACCCGCAGCTCGTGGAAATGGGCCGGATCTACGGCATGACGCCGCGGACGCTGTTCCGCCGGGTGATCCTGCCGGGGGCGCTGCCGGCGATCTTCACCGGATTGCGCTATGCGCTCGGTATTATGTGGCTGACGCTCATCGTGGCGGAAACGATTTCGGCGCAGTCGGGGCTGGGGTACATGGCCATGCAGGCCCGCGAGTTCATGCAGATCGACATCGTGGTGCTGTCGATCCTGATCTACGCGCTTCTGGGCAAGCTGGCCGACAGCCTGGCGCGGTTCCTGGAACGCCTCTCCCTGCAATGGCACCCGGCCTTCCAGCGAAAGGACGACTGA
- the tauA gene encoding taurine ABC transporter substrate-binding protein, with translation MILRNLPASFALATLLGGIAMPALADSLRIGWQQIVEPSRIPQADGTYETATGADVEWHLFGGGADVIAAIAAGSIDIGYVGSSPLTAAASQDLPIETIYIVGNIAEAEALAVKDIDTPEDLKGRKIATPFVSTAHYSLLTALDHWGIAPTEVNLLNLRPQEIAAAWERGDIDGAYIWDPVLNQIKASGGTVLADSADVAEWGGPTFDAWIVRKDYAEEHPEIVTAFVRVTGEAADAYLADPSAWDETSEQAGKIAELTGAPASDVPALLKGYAFAGLEEQTSDAFLGSASAEAIRATANFLQDQGSATAKDDYSAFVNPGFAEAALK, from the coding sequence ATGATCCTTCGGAACCTTCCCGCCTCCTTCGCCCTCGCCACCCTCCTGGGCGGCATCGCCATGCCCGCACTGGCCGACAGCCTGCGCATCGGATGGCAGCAGATCGTCGAACCCTCGCGCATCCCGCAGGCGGACGGCACCTATGAGACCGCCACCGGGGCCGATGTCGAATGGCACCTGTTCGGCGGCGGGGCGGATGTGATCGCCGCCATCGCGGCCGGCTCCATCGACATCGGCTATGTCGGATCCTCGCCGCTCACCGCCGCCGCCTCGCAGGATCTGCCGATCGAGACCATCTATATCGTCGGCAACATCGCCGAAGCCGAGGCGCTCGCGGTGAAGGACATCGACACGCCCGAGGATCTGAAGGGCCGGAAGATCGCCACGCCCTTCGTTTCCACCGCGCATTATTCGCTGCTGACGGCGCTGGACCACTGGGGGATCGCCCCCACGGAGGTGAACCTGCTGAACCTGCGTCCGCAGGAGATCGCCGCCGCGTGGGAAAGGGGCGACATCGACGGCGCCTATATCTGGGATCCGGTTCTGAACCAGATCAAGGCGTCCGGCGGCACGGTCCTGGCCGACAGCGCCGACGTGGCCGAATGGGGCGGGCCGACCTTCGACGCCTGGATCGTCCGCAAGGATTATGCCGAGGAACATCCCGAGATCGTCACCGCCTTCGTCAGGGTCACCGGCGAGGCCGCCGATGCCTATCTCGCCGATCCCTCCGCCTGGGACGAGACCAGCGAACAGGCCGGCAAGATCGCCGAACTGACCGGCGCCCCGGCCTCGGACGTGCCGGCCCTGCTCAAGGGCTATGCCTTTGCCGGTCTGGAGGAACAGACGAGCGACGCCTTCCTCGGCAGCGCCAGCGCCGAGGCGATCCGGGCCACGGCGAACTTCCTCCAGGACCAGGGATCTGCCACCGCGAAGGACGACTATTCGGCCTTCGTCAATCCCGGCTTCGCGGAAGCGGCGCTCAAGTGA
- a CDS encoding ATP-binding cassette domain-containing protein, which produces MAQDAGRPPAFAFRGVARRFGDKTVLNGLELEVPEGQFLAVIGKSGCGKSTLLRLLAGLDRPDGGRIERPAAIGPADIRIMFQEPRLLPWEKIAGNVAVGLTGLATGDEARRRTGALLAEVGLGDRGGDWPSVLSGGQKQRVALARALVGSPRILTLDEPLGALDALTRIEMQQLLERIWREKGFTAVLVTHDVAEAVILADRVVVLEEGRIALDLAIDLPRPRHHGSAQVAALEQRILDQLFGKAVA; this is translated from the coding sequence ATGGCACAGGATGCAGGACGCCCGCCGGCCTTCGCATTTCGCGGTGTCGCACGCCGGTTCGGAGACAAGACCGTGCTGAACGGGCTGGAGCTCGAGGTGCCCGAGGGGCAGTTCCTCGCCGTCATCGGCAAATCCGGTTGCGGCAAGTCCACGCTCCTGCGCCTGCTCGCCGGTCTCGACCGGCCCGACGGCGGGCGGATCGAGCGGCCGGCGGCCATCGGACCGGCGGATATCCGGATCATGTTCCAGGAACCCCGCCTGCTGCCCTGGGAGAAGATCGCCGGAAACGTGGCGGTCGGGCTCACCGGCCTCGCGACGGGCGACGAAGCTCGGCGGCGGACCGGCGCCCTGCTGGCCGAGGTCGGCCTCGGCGACCGGGGTGGGGACTGGCCCTCCGTCCTCTCGGGCGGGCAGAAGCAGCGCGTGGCCCTGGCCCGCGCGCTGGTCGGCTCGCCCCGCATCCTGACGCTCGACGAGCCTCTGGGCGCGCTGGACGCGCTGACCCGGATCGAGATGCAGCAGCTGCTCGAGCGGATCTGGCGCGAGAAGGGCTTCACCGCGGTTCTGGTCACCCATGACGTCGCCGAAGCGGTCATCCTCGCCGACCGCGTGGTGGTGCTGGAGGAGGGGCGGATCGCGCTCGACCTCGCGATCGACCTGCCCCGGCCGCGCCATCACGGCAGCGCGCAGGTCGCGGCGCTCGAGCAGCGGATCCTCGACCAGTTGTTCGGCAAGGCGGTCGCCTGA
- a CDS encoding IS110 family transposase yields MKLFIGLDVSLAKTAVCVVSEHGQIVKEAETESEPEALAHWLDELDGSIAAIGLEAGPLSQWLHRGLTEAGLEAVLMETRQVKGALKAMPIKTDRRDAEGIARLLHLGWFRPVHCKSVSAQETRAVLGARKAIQQNMIALEMSVRGLLRNFGLKVGAISRGKFETRIRELADGNPMLEAATEPMLRARASLRQELADLEKCVRRLAWDDPVCQRLMSMPGIGVVVALTFRAAVDDPARFRSSKRVGPWVGLTPSRNQSGERDVSGGITKAGDVNLRRALCQAATVMMNRGRSTWLRTWGAQLVQRRGRKVAMVALARRIAVILHRIWVDGTTFQSDAAPNPA; encoded by the coding sequence ATGAAGCTATTTATTGGATTGGATGTGTCGTTGGCGAAGACCGCAGTTTGTGTGGTCAGCGAGCATGGCCAGATCGTCAAAGAGGCGGAGACTGAAAGTGAACCGGAAGCTTTGGCGCATTGGTTGGACGAACTTGACGGCAGTATCGCAGCGATTGGCCTGGAGGCCGGGCCACTGTCGCAATGGCTGCACAGAGGGCTGACCGAAGCTGGACTGGAAGCGGTGCTCATGGAAACGCGCCAGGTGAAAGGAGCGTTGAAGGCGATGCCGATCAAGACGGATCGCCGCGATGCAGAAGGGATTGCACGCCTTCTTCATCTCGGCTGGTTCCGCCCGGTTCACTGTAAATCCGTCTCTGCTCAGGAAACCCGGGCAGTTCTCGGCGCTCGAAAGGCTATCCAGCAGAACATGATCGCTCTGGAAATGTCGGTGCGCGGATTGCTGCGGAACTTTGGCCTCAAGGTCGGTGCGATCTCCCGCGGCAAGTTCGAGACACGCATTCGGGAATTGGCAGATGGCAATCCGATGCTGGAAGCCGCGACTGAACCGATGCTGCGGGCCCGAGCGTCCCTACGACAGGAACTGGCCGATCTCGAAAAGTGCGTGCGGCGGTTGGCCTGGGATGATCCGGTTTGCCAACGCCTTATGTCGATGCCAGGAATCGGTGTCGTCGTAGCACTGACATTTCGTGCTGCGGTCGATGATCCGGCCCGCTTTCGGTCTTCGAAAAGGGTCGGACCCTGGGTTGGTTTGACGCCTTCACGCAACCAGTCCGGTGAACGGGACGTGTCGGGTGGTATAACCAAAGCTGGCGATGTCAATCTGAGAAGGGCGTTGTGCCAGGCTGCAACTGTCATGATGAACCGTGGCCGATCGACTTGGCTGAGAACGTGGGGAGCCCAACTCGTGCAGCGGCGCGGACGCAAAGTTGCGATGGTCGCCCTCGCACGCCGCATCGCTGTCATACTGCATCGGATTTGGGTCGATGGCACAACCTTCCAATCAGATGCGGCGCCAAACCCTGCCTAA
- the ssuD gene encoding FMNH2-dependent alkanesulfonate monooxygenase, with product MTHPDIFWFLPSSGDTRYLGTNDYGRTPTIPYLQEIAVRADRLGYDGLLIPTAAQCLDPWVVASSLIGITRNIKVLVALRTAIMTAPASARQAATLDQALEGRLLLNVVVGGDAAELAADGVHHGHDNRYAAADEFLTVWRRVLSGEEVSHDGRFTRVTQARNVHAPVQRPHPPLYFGGSSPAAHDLAAKHVDAYLTWGEPPEAVERKIGDVRARAEAEGRTVRFGIRFHAIVRETEAEAWAAADRLIAQVSDDDIARAMAAFSKMDSEGQRRMTALHGGRRDRLEIAPNIWAGVGLVRGGAGTALVGDPHTVRKRMQDYQDLGIDTFVLSGYPHLEEAQRFAELMFPLLGKAQVTETGTSRTGGANDGRR from the coding sequence ATGACCCATCCCGACATCTTCTGGTTCCTGCCGAGTTCCGGCGACACCCGCTATCTCGGCACAAACGATTACGGACGGACCCCGACGATCCCCTATCTCCAGGAGATCGCCGTGCGGGCGGACCGGCTGGGATATGACGGGCTGCTGATCCCGACCGCCGCGCAATGCCTCGATCCCTGGGTGGTGGCCTCCTCGCTGATCGGCATCACCCGCAACATCAAGGTGCTGGTGGCGCTCAGGACCGCGATCATGACCGCCCCCGCCTCGGCCCGACAGGCGGCGACGCTGGACCAGGCGCTGGAGGGGCGGCTTCTGCTGAACGTCGTGGTCGGAGGCGACGCGGCGGAGCTTGCCGCCGACGGCGTGCACCACGGCCATGACAACCGCTATGCCGCGGCGGACGAATTCCTGACCGTGTGGCGGCGCGTGCTCTCGGGCGAGGAAGTCAGCCACGACGGCCGGTTCACCCGCGTCACGCAGGCGCGCAACGTCCATGCGCCGGTGCAACGTCCCCACCCCCCGCTCTACTTCGGCGGCTCCTCGCCGGCGGCGCATGATCTTGCCGCGAAACATGTGGATGCCTACCTGACCTGGGGCGAGCCGCCGGAAGCGGTCGAGAGGAAGATCGGGGATGTCCGGGCGCGTGCCGAGGCCGAGGGCCGCACCGTGCGCTTCGGCATCCGGTTCCACGCCATCGTGCGCGAGACCGAGGCCGAAGCCTGGGCGGCGGCCGACAGGCTGATCGCGCAGGTCTCCGACGACGACATCGCCCGTGCCATGGCCGCCTTCTCGAAGATGGACAGCGAAGGCCAGCGCCGGATGACCGCGCTGCACGGCGGGCGCCGCGACCGGCTCGAGATCGCGCCGAATATCTGGGCGGGGGTGGGGCTCGTGCGCGGCGGTGCGGGCACGGCGCTCGTCGGCGATCCGCACACCGTCCGCAAGCGGATGCAGGACTACCAGGATCTCGGCATCGACACGTTCGTGTTGTCGGGCTATCCGCATCTGGAAGAAGCCCAGCGCTTCGCGGAGCTGATGTTCCCGCTGCTGGGCAAGGCGCAGGTCACGGAAACCGGCACCTCGCGCACCGGCGGGGCGAATGACGGCAGGCGCTGA
- a CDS encoding ABC transporter permease subunit — MTDIPLEREPQAERPAPRRLHWGALIGTATIAVLVALWALASALGWASPVFLPSPARVWAAMTRAATDGYANATLWTHMGASLWRVAAALFFTMLIGVPTGLLIATSRIGRGVLDPLVEFIRPLPPLAYLPLIIIWFGIGEPSKVLVIGIAMLAPIVISTASGVRAASESQIRAARAFGATRGQMITEVMLPAALPSILTGIRIALGAGWTTLVAAELVAATRGLGYMIQSAAQFLVTDMVIAGILVISALATISELALRFVERRFLPWIGRS, encoded by the coding sequence ATGACCGATATCCCCCTGGAACGCGAGCCGCAGGCAGAACGCCCGGCGCCCCGCCGCCTGCACTGGGGCGCGCTGATCGGGACGGCGACCATCGCGGTGCTGGTCGCGCTGTGGGCCCTGGCCTCCGCGCTCGGCTGGGCCTCGCCGGTGTTCCTGCCCTCGCCCGCGCGGGTCTGGGCCGCGATGACGCGCGCCGCGACCGACGGCTATGCCAATGCGACGCTCTGGACCCATATGGGAGCGAGCCTGTGGCGCGTCGCCGCGGCCCTGTTCTTCACGATGCTGATCGGCGTGCCGACCGGGCTGCTGATCGCCACGTCGCGCATCGGACGCGGCGTCCTCGACCCGCTGGTCGAGTTCATCCGCCCCCTGCCCCCGCTCGCCTACCTGCCGCTGATCATCATCTGGTTCGGCATCGGAGAGCCCTCGAAGGTGCTGGTCATCGGGATCGCCATGCTGGCGCCCATCGTGATCTCCACCGCCTCGGGGGTGCGCGCGGCCAGCGAAAGCCAGATCCGTGCGGCGCGCGCCTTCGGCGCCACGCGCGGCCAGATGATCACGGAGGTCATGCTGCCCGCCGCGCTGCCCTCGATCCTGACCGGCATCCGCATCGCGCTCGGCGCGGGCTGGACCACGCTCGTGGCGGCCGAGCTGGTCGCGGCCACGCGCGGGCTGGGCTACATGATCCAGTCCGCCGCGCAATTCCTCGTCACCGACATGGTCATCGCCGGCATCCTCGTGATCTCCGCGCTGGCCACGATTTCCGAACTGGCGCTCCGCTTCGTCGAGCGCCGCTTCCTGCCGTGGATCGGCAGGTCATGA